Below is a genomic region from Sorghum bicolor cultivar BTx623 chromosome 9, Sorghum_bicolor_NCBIv3, whole genome shotgun sequence.
ttttcaagttattgagaaaaatcaaaagtaattttagaatttctaatctgccctaattcaaaattggaattttccccaatttgagatttgaaaTTCAAGTTTTTCCACTTAGAATCAGTTTTGGGCACCAAAATATAttttgtagcttgtaaaattctgcacaactttCTTTTTGGTAGAATTTTGACTGCAGTTTGCTTTTTGGTCGAAATTTCGGATAACAGACAAAAAGAGGGGATATGGATGGCTACAGTAGCCGATGTGGTTCTCGGCGCCCTGTCCAGCGCGGTCGCcgcccgcgcagcgccgcctgcGTGCGTGAGGGCACGCAGCTCCTTGGCTGCCtgtgtcgccaggcgacgtggaggcACGGCATCTCCTTCTTTCGCGATAAAAGCCTTTCCACCGGACGACATGCTCGTTTCTTCTCTCGcacccgacgccgacgacccTGCTGCGCTCCTCCAATTCGCCTTCCTCGCTCCCTTTCCAAACCACTCAAGTGCACCGGCAGCTCCGCCCCGAACCCagccaccgattgcgcccccgaGCGCAAGCTTTAACCCACCGTAAGCCCTCCACCGAGCCGTTCTTCTCCAAGTCCGACCGAAGCGCCGCCGTGGGAGCTTCACCGTGGCCAGGCTTCCACAGGCTACCTCGGTCCAAGAAGTGGCTGCCAACAAGTGTGCCGGACCATGGAGATACTCCGTCACTGCTCCGTTGCAGCCATGGAGCACCCCAACGCTGAAACGGCGATTTCCGACGAGTTTCTTTGTTTTCCATTCGCGACCAGGGACCTAGTGCAACAATTAGAACTTCTGCAGGGGCCTAGCTGGATAGACCAtgactcaggtgaatagtgctataaggacttgtttgtagatgttttgttgaatgtttgaaaattcatatctagAGTTTGGTAGCTCCAATTTTTCtgaaccaaattttgttgtgctccttgagatgtctagtttttattaaaaatatgaaactgaccatgttttgtagtaaaataattggttatgatttatgccttttaattatgtttaaaaaggagaaattcatatcttattCTGTGTAGATCCTATtgccctgaaatttttatggtattcTCATGATGTTATGTGAATGTTGCAGTAAAAATTTCATGTTCAGTAGATGATATATGGTTAAGTTATTAATTTATCTTGTTTAATGCTTATTAAATAGTTCACAATTAAACTAAAAATGAATAAATGTAAAATACAGTTCCTCTGCCTTTATATGAGGTTGTTATAACATAtagatacataatttagctatgtgtttgtaTAAAATGTtgagtttcttatttatcttgccgttacatgcttccttgtgatggaaatttatctttttcatgaaaattgctatacttatccaaatggcatgaaacttatacagtagactttggagagcatatatgagctgctgtagttttctcagaatttactgtgtacttttgatatatggttattactttgtctatttacctaaataaattaataaagacatgaaaggaatttatttagggatgaccatgatgttttctagtatctctttgatgtatttCAACTATTGGTGAGCTGAGTTTTGCCCAGGTCCAAGTTTGAAACATAAATGAAATGTTatttgtctataattaaattattAGTGATTTCTGGATCAGTTTCTGTAGTTGTGCAATTTCGACCTACTAAACTTGTGAATCATGATTTGATGATGAAAGATAAAttgtagtaattttcataagctttccaaaatgttatggatcatgacgtttggtgatctagaactctggttatagaGGTATAAAGCTTAATGTCTGATTCTGTCCAAAGTCTGGACAGAATTGTTTATTCATGCTGTTTGgctattttatcttttaaatcagttctcgaagataataacaaagttgtagaaaattatataagctttccagaaagcctAATATCACCTTTGTTGGATGCTTGGATCTCTAATTGTGGTTGAATGAAGTTGTGtatatgctgctgtcctggttatgtgtgcaaatagagttgattgtttttagctagcctttacttaaataatgattagcttaatttccaaattagaatttgagtgcttttgggattgtgtgatgacctgaggtcattatctttcaatgacctttggcacttaattattgtttgatgttaatacttaattactgccagtaatatttaattaaggattgattaagataaatagaaaacctaatcattttaggttttgtttgatctttgggattgattgacaaccagtggttacatagcatgatatgctccttgGTTATAGAttatttcatataaatgatctttgttgcCTGATAGCTACACAACCTTGcttaatgaagatgataaaatttACTTAGTAATAATCTATGCTTTGATAACTAAGTTAGtttgtttctataccgtgaaggtaagttgtactcgaggtagttatgtttgttgttatcatccaagaacttgtaacctgtctttatcatgtcatgagcatctcattaatcatgcatatgcacttttacgtgtagactacgctccggaggaatctgatcctcagtgggttgcttccgagtttgtggatccagCTGGTTTTTCTggttttgctgagttgtcggacttctcttccggccaaggcaagccccggacattaaaccctatccttgtattttcataaagttatttatatcacttgagttaatatgatgcattaggtgaataagagttgagtgaatcctatttgctgcattatccaccttgatgatttccatattaaccttgatacttgttttatgaaaatacttagtatgcttagccctgcttattagataggttttcaaatgagaaagtttgaagggttgttgtggaatacttttatggtcaatgatgtttcaacttgagaccggtcggtggacttgctttaagaatggagtcttaaagtagtgtctccaactgtgtcgattaaggaccgttccatTGGTGGCCtgctgtgattgagacctttgggtacagcccacatgcgatggtaagccttacctatagctattccaatacttgagaacggctaaccgcgtactgggagtggagagatggcgagagtagcgtgtacccaccttacggatctgagatgaccgggaaacatctggattggctgtaggatggtggtgtactgtactctcgggtgacgctggacccgttcttgtatgggaggatctatagaaacaggttggcatatgcaagattaagttctacatatgtcgtgtggtactgaatccccagctgggtttaatcgattcgaatcgccgtgtttcctcggatatggagcctcaatcctcacaccatcatcgtagtaataaatgAATCTTTGATATAAGAAAGAGGTGGtatgcttatgaaagtttgataaATAATTCTGATTAGTCATAAATgatgatcttgagttaaaacttgaaagtaagttttactcttagtaagcttttatgcaaaagaaatgtttTGATCTTGCTAAAGCCTTACTTTAAATCcttatagcctgcatacctgagtcttcacctcttttctagtcggttaagtcttgttgagtacttttgtactcagggtttcataacccctgttgcaggtgctgacttagactgctattggaggtcatgtcggtgtgcgcgacatgatttatccacctcttctaccttagaagcttcacctaagatgctttcgctactctacacaccttttgaaaatttagttaagtttgtacttcatcatatgttgtaatttaagttataaatcttccgcactctgatgtaagttattttttttgtaacaaatgttgtaatgttgtggtaactccatgttgatcctgtatgagttaaaacgtggatgattcgggtttcccgaggacacccgacagactttttgagtcatttggaactcgtgcacaccgatcagaagtctttgagacaatgatgggtgcatgtgggccacttaattcaggaggttctgccacagttgCAAATAGTTCTTTTTCTGATGTTGCGTTAGTAATGCTTGGGGGACGAGCTGGTGGCGGACGGAGGTGCTAGGGGTCGGCGAGGTTGAGGGTGGGCAGATTTGTGCACGTGGGGGTGGGGGCGTGTTCCTGGCGTGGCGAGTGGGGAAAGGACCGGTTTCCTTTCTTCGTACATAGCGGCGAAGGTGTTGGGGGTCGGCAAGGTTGAGGACGGGCGAATCTGTGCGCGTGGCGAGTGGGGGAAAGAGCCTCTTTCCTTTCTTCTTCGTACAGGGGTAGACGAGATCGAGTTCGCATCTctacttttcttttctttcttgtccATGTGGAGGGTGGGCAGAGGCGTGTATAAACTTAGCGTCCAGACACTAACGCTCGGATCAGACGTCTGAGCGCTAGCAGTATCAAAATCAATTTGGTGAACTTGATGGTTTATCTGATAGTCAGTACTTCATGTAGCTTTAGTTAAAGTTTAAATTGTTTGAAAACTAAATACGAAGGTATTATTACACCCACCGTCAATGACGTTAGGgtactcccaatgcagaaactatCATAGTTTTtagagacatttattgtatgtGGCAACATagtttttgaaaagaaagagCAAAAATCATGGAAACCGAGTCTAAATTAGGAACTATGTCTACACGAGATCCAAGACATAAAATAATATAATTAGTTAAAAATAGAGAGAGAATAAATATAATTGaataaaaaatattctatagaaactatctatTAAAATCATagtttttatatataatatctACAAAAGTTAATAAACATAGAAACTATGTGTAGTGGGACTGCCCTTACCGCTCGAAACTAATCAGCCACGCGCTATCAGCTATTTTAACTTAAAATACTATTTGCTAatttataagagaaaaataacCGAATAGCTCCTAGATTTGGGCTGTCAGGccgtgtttaggccttgtttacttctaaatttttttgcaaaataggaatagtagcattttcgtttttatttgacaaatattgtctaattatggactaactaggctcaaaagattcgtctcgtcaattccgaccaaactatgcaattaatttttatttttatctatatttaatactccatgcatacgtctaaagattcgatgtgatggagaatctgaaaaattttgcaaaatttttagggaactaaacaaggccttagtttttgAAGGGAAAAATTTTACGAtaatgtaacactttcgtttatttatgTTAATTATtctctaattataaactaactaggctcaaaaaatttgtcatGTAAATTTAAACcaaactgtgaaattagtttttatttttatctatatttaatattttatgtatgcgtttaaagatttgatgtgccaagaaatcttaaaattttttaggtttTCAGATGAAAGCAAACAAGGCCCCGATAGATCACCGGTATACCACCGACCAGCGCAGTCTAGAGTAGGACTGCTCCACACTCCTGAGTCCTGACTCCCCACCTCCCGAAAGGCTACCCCGGACTCCGGCGTTCGGCAATGTCGCTCCACCAGCGGCCGCACCAGAAGCCGCCGGGCACGGGCGACTCTCTCCCTGCCGTCTCCTCCcccaccgccgccaccgccccCTCCCGCCCGCACCCCCTCCTCACACTCCCCTACCTCTTCTCCCTCCTCGCGGTTCTCCTCTTCGCTGCCCTCCTCCTCCCCTGGGGCCCAGCAGCGCGCCCTCCCTCGTCGCCGTGGCGCTCCTACACCCTCCAGGAGGCCGCCGCCTTCGCCGCCGCAGCGGGAAACGGCACAGTGCTCCTGGCTGCTGTCTCTGGACCGTACCTCCCCTTCCTCTCCAATTGGCTCATCAGCGTCCGTCGCGCCGGCCGTGCGGATCAGGTGCTTGTCATCGCCGAGGACTACGAGACCCTCGATCGCATCAATGCCGCCTGGCCAGGACACGCCGTCCTTGTGCCCCCCGCGCCCGATGCCCAGACCGCCCACAAATTTGGATCCCAGGTGAGGAGGAATCCACCGCTCAGACTGTTCGATGAAATGTCTCCATGCGTGACTGTGGCTATCTTTTCCGTCTGTGGCTACAGGGGTTCTTCAACTTCACCTCGCGCCGGCCACGGCACCTGCTGCAGATTCTTGAGCTCGGGTACAGTGTCATGTACAACGATGTCGACATGGTGTGGCTTGCCGACCCGTTCCCTTACCTCGTCGAGGATCACGACGTGTACTTCATGGACGATATGACTCCTGTATGTGTCTGTCGTTGCTGCGTTTGCAATTGGGGGTTTGGTTGGAAGATAGCTTACTGGGGAAGTGTGGATTGCATTGCAGGTGAAACCACTTGATCATTCACATGAGCTGCCACCACCGGGGAAGAAAGGGCGGACTTATATTTGCAGTTGCATGATTTTCCTCAGGCCAACTGAAGGTGCCAAGCTCCTGTTAAGGAAGTGGATCGAGGAGCTTAAGGAGCAGCCCTGGTCGAAGCAGAGGAAGGCAAATGATCAGCCAGCATTCAACTGGGCTTTGAACAAGACTGCCGGACAGGTTTGTTTCTTCTAGATTTCTTCTCTTACAATGCAAGGAGACATGCCAGAGAACATCCTAACACCATAGACTGTCTTCTATTCTTGTATCCAATCAGATTACCTTGGAGTTTTTCTTTAGTGGTTTGTGGGCATTTGGTTGAACGGGTAATATGCATACCTTAGGGTAATAAATCTTAGGTACCAACTTTTGCTTGAACAAATTTGTGGTTTGCTTTAGTTGTGCACTTGTGCAGTCAATTTTTATATTCGTAATGCTAAATGAAAGAGCAAAATACGCATTGCCTGTGATGGAGGATGTTCCAGCACCATTGGGCCTGTGCCATCATTGGGGTGCCAGGGCAGGGCTTATCTGTGAACTTGTCTGTAGCCTAATGCTCCTCGGAGCCTTAGTTGCACCTCAGGTCCTGAGTTTGACTCCTCATGGGAGCACCCCTACTCAGCTGTGCTCCTAAGCTATATGTGTAACCACATGGCCACAAGCATGTGTCTTGGGCACTCGGTGGCACGTCCAGGGCAGCCCTTCGGGGTGTTTCTCGGCCTACACGTGAGAAGTTTCTTAACCCAATGCCGCAGGGGCGGTCTTTTCTTGCaggccgagtgtttttttaatAATCTGTGAACTGTTTGGAGCCAATTTAGGATGGAGAGGTTAACGCGCGACCTGCCACAACTTCGGGCAGCGCGCAACCCCTCTCCCTACCGTCTTCCCTGCCTCCCTCGTGTGCCTCTCCTCTGTTGCCCCCCACCCCTCTGTTCCACCACCGGTGGTCAGCGGCTCTGCTACCTCACCGCCCCTCCCACCTCTCGCTTCCTCGACCTCACCCTCCCCTAATCACACGTCCACTAGCAATCACTCGCGCCTCAGCACCCCCGCCACCTGCCCTGCCCACTGCCCTCCTGTCCTTGCCACACTGCCAGGATGTAGCTCACCGTCGTGTCATGGCCACCTCCCCAGACCCCCTTCTAGAGTCGCCAGTGATTGGGAACCCTAACCCTGAACCCTTCTTCTCCGGTAGTGGCGCGTGGAGGGGTCTCGTGAGTGCGCAAACAAATGACCCATCACACATTTGAGTTTGTGATTTATGATCTAGCATAACCACTCTACATTGATATTAGGTTGTGCCGTTGGGCAGGATGAGTGGATGATGTGGGCTTAATTGATCCAATCTGGTCTTAAATGCATATGGCCTTGCTCTGTTGTTTGTTTATGAACAGGAGGAAATTgaaaccattgttttcaccttgAACTAATCTGAAAGACTTGTTGAGCCTAATTTTGAAACAATACAGGCTACTTGCCAAATTTCCCAGAACATTCTTACAAAGTGCACAGAATTTTTTTCTTCTAAAAACAACTAGTTTTTGACTATTTGGCACAGCACTTTATGATTTTCAAAGTTTCTGTAATGATAAGTGCATTTGTGGATATAGATCTCCCTCTACAACATGGGCCCTCATTTTTGTTTCTATGTGCCTGTATTTTCTGGGTGGCTCCATATGTCCTCGTGCTATTATGTACGGGTGAAGTCGACTTGTGACTTGTAACATTACATTTGTGCCTGTAAATAATATGAAACCATCTAGATTTTTACAGTATACGCATCCGCATTTTATTTGCGATTCTTAATAACACTTGCACATATCCCCTAAATATAGTGACTTTTCTTTGCAATTGGATGATATTGATATTCCCTTAGGTCTAAAATAATTTATGGACTTTGGTGAGGCCTTTTGCATTTCTGTTCGTCTGTGCCAGATCTCAGTATCAAGTAGATATTTTGTATTTAAATACAATTAAATAATCCTTAACGCTACATCAGAGTAACTGGATCATCATCGCATTAGTTTTAGGCTTCTACTTCCTCTGTTTTCCATATGGATGCATTATGTTTTTCAGAATTTATGTAGTCAAGCTTCTAAAACTTTGACTACTAATATATACCAAAAAAGTTTCACATGGAAATCTGAACAGTGGATATGTAGTTAAAAATGTTTCAATTtaatatttttgtattttattATATTCTGTACATGCATATGGAAAGTAATGTTTAACGAGCTACAAGCTTTATTAAAGACTAGGAGTAAGTCTGTAAACATTAGGAATAGCTTCTAAGGTACTGTATTTCATAGTGTCCCTGTAAATGTCTTCTGGCAACAACCTTGCTGCATTCTAGTTCTCGTTTTTAGATTATTCTGTTTCTGCAAGTATATTAATACATGTCCTTTGGAAACTGAAACAAATAGTGCATAACAATCTGACATATAGCTCATGTTTCCTTTCAACGGTAGTGTCCTTTATAAAACTATTTATTAACAGAAAATATGTTTGCAGGTTGATGTTTACCTCCTGCCTCAGTCTGCATTTCCAACTGGAGGCCTATATTTCAAGAATAAAACATGGGTCAAGCAGACAAAGGGCAAGCATGTCATTATACATAATAACTACATCACAGGGTTTGAGAAGAAGATAAAACGGTTCCGTGATCATGGGCTGTGGTTGGTAGATGAGCACAGTGACGAGTCACCGCTTGGCAGAATCTGAGCATGCTATCAAGGCGCTCTTCTTGCTGCAGCATCACAATTTTGTAACTGGTATTTGACTCTTGAAGCCAGTGTCTACCTAACCAGATGGTGGATAATGTTCGGCTCACCACACAAGATGCAGCAGTCAAAGATCGAATCCATATGCAGAAGATATTATTTGCCAGCATCTTTTATTGGCTGTATGTCAAGCGCTTGTAGAGGTATCCTTTACCATGAGGCATGATGATTATTTTTATGATTGTATTTGTTCTTACCGAAAATGGTGTGTTTGAGAGCAGTAAGATCTTAGGGTGTGGCAGAACAGACCCTTTGGTTAGTACATTGGCTGATTCACTTATTGTATAGCGTTAGAGTTTGTTAGGCTGTATCGTCAATGCTGAAATTAAGTTATACTTTTTAGCTTTAGGGGTTTAGTGAATGTTATTGCTCCAATGAATTGGGACTGAAGCTTTAGTCTTTTAATCTGCGCAATGTCGACCGTGCGTTCGCTGTTTTTGGGAGGACATCTAGGGGCTGTTTGGTTCGCGTAGCAGTGGAGCCAGGCTCGTATCTCAGAGCCAGACTCACatgagacagctgagaagatgCAACACAGTTGTGTTTGGTTGACTGTATCTATTCAATCTAGCTGAGAAGAGATACTGTTTGGTTGCCTATATGAAGATATGTTATatgagat
It encodes:
- the LOC8077954 gene encoding UDP-D-xylose:L-fucose alpha-1,3-D-xylosyltransferase MGP4 — encoded protein: MSLHQRPHQKPPGTGDSLPAVSSPTAATAPSRPHPLLTLPYLFSLLAVLLFAALLLPWGPAARPPSSPWRSYTLQEAAAFAAAAGNGTVLLAAVSGPYLPFLSNWLISVRRAGRADQVLVIAEDYETLDRINAAWPGHAVLVPPAPDAQTAHKFGSQGFFNFTSRRPRHLLQILELGYSVMYNDVDMVWLADPFPYLVEDHDVYFMDDMTPVKPLDHSHELPPPGKKGRTYICSCMIFLRPTEGAKLLLRKWIEELKEQPWSKQRKANDQPAFNWALNKTAGQVDVYLLPQSAFPTGGLYFKNKTWVKQTKGKHVIIHNNYITGFEKKIKRFRDHGLWLVDEHSDESPLGRI